AAAATTTGCAAAAGAGTGCAATTTCTTCTATCCCTCAAATTGATTGCGAATGATAAAACCTAAAGAAGAAATATACCAATACTACTTTTACTTTATCCAGGAAAGAATGAATATTTTCTGGAACAAGTATAATAACACTCAACCATGGACTAATGATGAAATACTTAGTGTTCATAAGTTTACGAACGTTTATCGTGCTATGGACAGAGTGAGTCAATACTTAATTCGGAATGTCATATATAACGAAAATTCGTTTTCAGATGAAGATGTATTGCTAAGGATAATTGTTTTTAAGATTTTCAACAAACCTGACACATGGGAATATTTAGAGAATAGAGTTGGAGTTATTACCGTTAAAAACTTTGATTTAAATCGGATTAATCAAGCATTATTAGAATTAAAACAAATTCAACCGATATTCAATAATGCTTATATGATGACAGGAACTCATTCTTTATATAATCACCTAAATTACAAGCATGAGAAATGGTTAGAGATGGTCAAGAATGAATTAATTGGAAAATCTATTTTAAAAAAAATCATCAACTCCAAGTCATTATCAGGAGTTTATGAACTTCTGAGAAACTGTTCTTTCATTGGTGATTTTCTAGCCTATCAATATACAATTGACATGAACTATTCCTCAGTTATTGACTTTAGTGAAAATTCTTTTGTCAAGGCAGGTATTGGCGCAATTCGAGGAATAAAGAAATGTTTTGAACCTTTATCTAAGAAATACAACTTTGAAGATGCGATAAAATACACACAAAACAATTTTGAGAAATACCAAAATAAGTTTGGGTATACTGATTTTAGACCTCTTTTTGGAAGGATACCAACATTAATAGATTTACAAAATTGTTTTTGTGAGACTGATAAATACTTGCGTGCCAAAATCCCGGAACTTCAAGTTGATAATAAACGCATTAAGCAAAAATATAAAGAAAGTCCAAAACCTCTAGAACTCTTCTTCCCTCCCAAATGGAATATTAACTCAAACATTTTGATACCATGTATACAGCCGAGTACACAGGAATCAACTCTTTTTTAGTTGGTGCTTCGACTCTGCTTATAAAAGAGGGAGTCAAAAGAAAAACAAGAGGTAAGCTTTGCATTGAATTACCGAAACCTTTCATGTTTAAAATCACTAATCCAACGGCAAGACTGGTTACCGTACCTGAAAGAAGATGGAATCCTATTTTACCCTTTGCTGAATCATTGTGGTTAGCAACTGGGAAAAATGATTTAGAATTTATAGGTCATTATTTGAAAAACATGAAAAACTTCTCCGATGATGGTGAATTTTTACGAGGTGGTTACGGTCCAAGATTAAGAAAATACAATGGAATAAATGATGATTATAAAATCAGGAATACTTATGATATAGATATTGCAAAACTAAATAAATCAGAAGTCGACCAATTTGGTTTCATTTGTAAAAGTTTTGAGAAGGATAAGTTTACAAGACAAGCAATTATTAATATCGGAGACCCGCCCAAAGATTGTTTTGACAAAAAGGGTAACTTAAAAATCACAAAGGATTTTCCTTGTACCAGACTATTACATTTTCAGAAACAGCCAAAAGCAAACAAGCTTAATTTAACTGTTTATATGAGGTCAAATGACTTTGTATGGGGAGCAAGTGCAGTTAATATTTTCAACTTCACTTTTATGCTTGAATACTTCTCACAAATACTAGATTTAGAAATTGGGGAATACTATCATATAGCAAATAATTTCCATTATTATGAAGAATTTGAAGATTTAGTTCAGTCGATTTCTCGTACAAAAACTGTTGAAGAATCTAAATTTGAATACTCAAAATCATTTCACAATTTATCAGAGTTTGATGAGAAAATAAATCTGCTTAAAAGTGAAGAAGAGAAGCTAAGGTCAGGCAAATATGCAGATTTAATTGATTTTAAAGACGACTTTTTTAATGATTGGTATAAAGCATTTTATGTTTTCAATACATATAAAAAAGTAACTTTTTCAAATCCAATATTAAATCAATTATTTTTAAAATATATGCCTTATGAATGAAGAAAGTATTAAAAAAATCACAGATGATGTAATAGCTATTTTATTAAAGAAAAATGCGGATTACGGTGGTGCAAGTTTTGACTTAGGACTGAATGGGAATATGGTTCATCTTTGGGATAAAGTAAAACGTTACAAAAGTCTAATTGGCTGTGACAAAAAAGAGCCAAACTTTGAAAGTTTAGAAGATACTTTAAAAGATATTATTGGTTATGCAATAATAGGCTTACACATTTTAGATGATGAAACTATAAAAGACAAAATCTATGGATAAGTCACATAATATCTTTATTAGCCATTATGGGAAAGATGATAAACATGTACAATCTTTAAAAGCAAGACTAAAAGGTCAAGGTTATAATATTCGGAATTTTTCTGTTGACAGCACTAAACATAAAGATGGTAGAACGCCGTCAAAACCGGTAATTGAACGTCTCCTTCGTATGAGGATTAACTGGTCAAGTACATTTATTTGCTTGGTCGGCCCAAAAACACATACAAGAGCATGGGTTGATTACGAAATTCAAAAAGCTGTAGAGAAAGGCAAACGAATTATTGGTGTTTATACGCATGGTAGTAAAGAAACAGCTCTGTTACCAAAGGGTTTAGAAAAAGTGGCATCAAATCTTATTGGGTGGAATTCAATCGATAAAATTGGTGAAATTATATCTGGAAAAAATTATCCAATCGAAAATCCAGATGGAAAGGTCATTACAGACGCATTTGACAGACCAATAATAAGATGTTGACAAATGAAGATTTATTCATATATGATTGACCACGATTTTGGGTTGGCACCAAATCCATTTGGACCATATTGTACAATTGCTGTTTGTAAACCCAATATCAGGAAAAGCAAAAATCTTAAGATTGGTGATTGGATTATTGGAACAGGTTCAAAATCACTTGAAAAATCTTCAGGCATTAAGTGCGTTTCAAAACTTATCTATGCAATGAAGATAACTGAAATTATTAAATTAAATAAATATTTTCTAGACCCAAGATTTGAGTACAAAAAACCAAATATGAATGGAACTTTGATGACTGTATTTGGTGATAATATCTATTTCCTTGATGAATCAGATAACTGGGCACAACTTGATTGTGCACATAGGAATAAAGACGGAATTTATAATGCAGAGCATATAAGAAAAGATATTGGGGGTGAGAATGCCTTGATTTCAGACTTGTTCTATTATTTTGGTCAAAATGCACCTCAAATACCTGATTATTTAAGTGATGTATGTCATACTACGCAAGGCGTTAAATTTGTGAAACCTGATGAATTAGCAACACAATTTGTTGAATGGTTACAATCCAATTTTCAAAAAGGCTTGCAAGGTTTACCAATTAGTTGGACTAAATATGAAAAGTAAAAACGATATGGATTTATTTAAACTTTACTTTGACGAAAATTTCAATCTTATTGTGCATATTTCAATATGGCTTGTTGTTTTTGTGATTGTTATATTGCTAGTTTATTTTCTAGTAATAAAAAAAACATACAGGTATAGCCTAGTAAAACTTGACATTAAGCTGGGCAATGTTGGTTCTGCAGAATTCAGACCTAATAAAACAGATTTACAAATAGCCCATAAAATTTGGACAGAATTAATTACAAGAAAAGCGGCAATACCAATAGACAAAGAAAATGATATAATTGAAGAAATATATGATTCATGGTATGCACTTTTTCAAAAAGTTAGAGAATTTATTAGCGAAGTTCCAGCAGAGTTAATTCGTAAAAATAAAAGCACAAAAGAGATTGTTCGGATAGCAACTCAAACGCTAAATGAAGGTTTACGTCCCCATCTTACAATGTGGCAAGCCAGATTTCGAACCTGGAGTTCTGCCAAGAAAGAAAAAGCCATGGATAAAACTCCTCAAGAATTCCAAAAAGAATATCCTCAATATAAGGACTTAATTGATGATTTAATGAAAGTAAACACACAGTTAATACAATATGCACAAGAACTGAAGAGGATAATAGAAAAATAAGTCTCTCGCTATTGTAGGCACATTTGTAATTCGCACAAGCCCTTACTAAGTCAAAAATTATAAAAGAGCTTACAATGCCAAAACTAAAAAAAAGTTTTGGCAAAATACGAGAAAAAGGATTGAAATAACTAAAGCCCAGCGGGTGACAAAGTGTATAAATCATTGGGTAATGAGTGGTTAATATGAATGTAAGTACATTAAATAAACATTATGGGGGGTTGCAAGTGAAGTGCTTCGAAATGCCCAACGCATCATACACCAACCGTTATAAAAAAATTGTTTCGTGGCGTGAGATGGATTGCGGTATAGGATATGTAAAAAGCAAACCCCTAACTAGTTCGCACCGGTTGGGGGTTTCTCGTTTTTACAAACTCCGCAAATGCTCCAGCAATATGCCGTTAAACATCGCGGGTTGTTCGAGGTTCGACAAGTGTCCCGCGTCCGGGATCAGTTCGAGCTTTGAGCCGGGGATGAGGGCGTGCATTTCGGCGGCGGTTTCGGGCGGAGTGACCTTGTCGTCCATGCCGCAGACGATCAACGTCGGGCAGGTGATTTCGTTCAGCAGCTCGGTCGAGTCCTCGCGCTCGGCGATGGCTCGCATCGCTTCGCTGATCGCTTCCGGGGTCTGGCGAATGATACCCTGCCGCGTTTTTTCCACCAGCGGCTCGTTCGATTCGTAGGTCTCCGGCGCGAAGAAGTTTGGCACCATCCGCGCGGCGGCCTCTTCGGCTCCTTTTTCCATCACCACCGTCCGGAACTCCTGCCGCGCGGCCAGCGCTTCGGGTGCATCGGCGTTGGCGCGTGTGTCGCAGAACACCAGCGAATCGGTCAGTTCGGGGTAGAGGCGGTAAAACGCCATCGCCTGGTAGCCGCCCATCGAGAGGCCGACGACGGTAGCGCTGCTCCAGCCAAGCGCCCGGATCAGCCTCGCCAGATCGTGCGCATAATCGTCCATGCTCCAGCCGGGTCTTGACGGTGAGGTGTCAAATCCATAGACGTACGGCGCAATCACCCGGTAGCCCGATTCGGCCAGCGGAGCGAGCTGGTGCTCCCACATGTCTGCTGAAACCGGGAATGCGTGCAGCAGCAAGACGTTACCGGCATCACCGCCGGTTGAGCCTGTGAAGGTCAGCATGGCTCAGTTCTCCTGCGCTTTCGACTGGCCCCGGATGTCGCGAATGATGTCGTTGGCTTCGTCGAGAATCTTGCGGGCTTCGTCGCGCGCGCTGTCGATGATCTCCTGCGAACGGTGTTTCGCCTCGTTGCTGTAGGCCGTATCGTGCTCAGACTCTTCATACATTTCGGTCGCCCGGTCGATGGCTCGTTTGACCTTGCCGCTGATAATCATCTGCGTATCCTCGCCCTTGCGCGGAGCGAAAAGCAGCCCCATGATGGTGCCAACAGCCGCGCCGAGAGCGGCACCGAAAAACAGCCCCTTGTAGTATTTGTCCTGATTTTCCATGATCGTGGAGTTGAGTTGAAAAGCTTGATTTCTAATATAACAAAAATTAAGCCCTCAGGATTTCCAGCACCTCCTCTTCGAGGCCCGCGATTGTTTCGACCAGGTCGTGTCGGCACAACACCCTGAACTTCTTGGTATAGTGCTCGAACGAGAGGATGAAGTCCGAGCGGAACACCGATTCGCGGAAGTCGTCGAACCGGACGTAGCCGTTCGAGTCCGAAGGCTGAACCATGTGCCGGTGCTCGCTTTTGGTCGGCCAGACCCGCAGTTCGCGGAAGTCGTCGTAATCGAACACATCTTTCAGCGCGGGCGCGTCGATGAGCACCTCGTGGCCTGCGAGTTTCCGCCCGATTTTTCTGCCGACCAGTTCGCAGATCTCCAGCTCTTTCTGTTTGCGGCGACGATGGTCGGTGCTGTAGGCAAACCACACGGGATCGGCTTCCATCTCAGGGTCGGTGTAGGGGCGGATGGTGATGGCGCGTTTGAAGACGCGGCGCTCCTGGATCGCGTCGAGCAGCTCGACTGACGGCAGTCCCAGCCCGCGAATCGCCCGTTCAAGCTCGTAGAGCACCCGGTCGTCGGAGTTGAAGTAGAACAGCTCGCGCAACTCGCTTGTCGGCAATGCGTTTTCGTCCGCGATGTCCTGCAACAGCCGCCTCAGCATGGCCGAAAAAATGCGGCTGGTGTGGTGCCAGTAGACGTTGCGCATCATCATGTACTTGGCGAAGAGCAGGCTTTCGAGCGGCGCAATTCCCTTTTCGGTGATGGCCAGCCGCTGCCGCTCTGGGTCGGGCACGAACGATTCGATGAGCCGCTCGATGTCGATGCTGCCGTACGGAATGTTGCAGTGGTGCGCGTCGCGCATCAGGTAGTCCATCTTGTCGGGATCGAGCGTACCGCTCACCAGCTTGCCGAGCCGGTGCGCCGTTTTGCCCGCGATGATTTCCGTCACGACGCCGGGATCGACCTGCCAGTCGTCGTGCAGGATGGCCGCGATGGAGGGCGCACCGTGGTGCTCCTCGTTCAGGAACTGGCCGGTCAGCGATTCGTGGTGCGCGAACACCGCGCCTTTGGCTCCCGCCGGGGTGATTTCCTCCAGCACGTGCGCGTGCGGGTAGTGGCCGATGTCGTGCAACAGGCAGGTCGCCAGTAGCGTACGACAGGTCTCGTCGTCGAACTGCAACCGCTCATCCTGCAATTCAAGCGCCAGCGGGTTGCTCACCATCCGCTGCAAAATCATCTTCATCAGATGATAGACGCCGATGGAGTGCTCGAAGCGCGTATGGTTCGCGCCGGGATAGACCTGCTGCGCGAACGAAAGCTGCCGGATGCCCTTGAGCCGCAAAAAAGAGGGATGGGCGAGAATCTTCTTGAGCGGCGCGCTCAGCGGAATGTGCCCCCAGATTGGGATGCGGATAAACCCGCCCTCGGAGCGGAACAGGAACGGCTCGGCGATCATAATGCAGGGGATAGTTATTCTGATTCCAGATCATTCAGGCATCAATAACATGTCGTTTCCTCGTCATTCCCGCGAAAGCGGGAATCGAGAATCTGGAATAAGCACATAGATTCCCGCTTTCGCGGGAATGACGGACTGAAATACCACAAGCCCGATGGTGATGCATATTTGGAATTACTCGGTATTGTGAGGCAAGTTAAGCAGTTGCGCGTTGCGGGCAAAAGGGAAGCTGTGGGATTTTTGGTGAAATCGGGATCGTCCGTCCCTGCCTGTCGGTCTGGCTCGGTCATGTGTCGCGGTATCGGCATCGAATGTCCACTTCCACCGTCCTTTGTGTCTCTGCTGTCTTTTTCGTCCTTTTTCCGAGCAAAACAAAGAAGGGCGGACCCACAGGTCCGCCCCTATCAAACGAAAGCAACTCCTCCCCTCAATACCGATCCAGCGTGAACTTTTCACCGAGGTACATCTTGCGGGCTTCGGCGTTGTCGGCGATCTCTTCCGGGGTGCCCTGCATGAAGATGCTGCCGTCGAAGAGCAGGTAGGCATGGTCGGTGATCGAGAGCGTTTCGTGGACGTTGTGGTCGGTGATGAGCACGCCGATGTTGCGCTTGACCAGCCCTTCGACGATCTGCTGGATGTCCTCGACGGCGATTGGGTCGACGCCCGCGAACGGTTCGTCGAGCAGGATGAACTTCGGGTCGAGCGCCAGGGCTCGGGCGATCTCCGTGCGGCGGCGTTCGCCTCCCGATAGCGCGTAGCCCATGCTGTTGCGGATGTGGGCGATGTTCAGGTCTTCGAGCATCTGCTCGGTTTTTTCCTGCCGCTCGGCTTTGGAGAGCGTGGTGAATTCGAGCACGCCGAGAATATTCTGTTCGACGGTGAGCTTGCGGAATACCGACGCCTCCTGCGGCAGGTAGCCGATTCCTTTGCGGGCGCGCTTGTACATCGGCAGGTGGGTGATCTCCTCCTGGTCGAGCCGCACCTCGCCCGCGTCAGGCTTCACCAGGCCGACAATCATGTAAAACGTGGTCGTCTTGCCCGCGCCGTTCGGGCCCAGCAGGCCGACAATTTCGCCCTGTTTGACCTCGATGGACGAGCTTTTAACCACCTCCCGCTTGTTGTAGATCTTCTTCAGATCCTTGCAGCTCAGTATCGAACCCATAGCGTTCTCGTCAGAAATTGTGTTTTGCTACCCGTACCGTTCGGCGAACGCCTCGTCGCTCATCACCAGCAGCAGGATTCCTTCGATGACGCCCACAATGGCAGGAATGCCCGTCCAGCAGAAAAGCAGGTAGATGATGCCCCATCCGGTCAGCCCGAGATAGAATTTGTGAATGCCGAGCGAGCCGAGCAGAATGGCGAAGAGCGCCGCAGCAAAACGGTTCCTGCCGCTCGGAGTTACCGGGCCAAGATTGATGTTGAACGGCGGTGGGCTTTGCCGTACTCCGCACTTCGGGCAGATTTCAGCGTTGGCGCGGATGATGGCGCCGCATTCGGAACAGTACTTTTCGTTCGGGCCTTTTTGCGTTTGTTCGTTCATGAGCGAGTCAGCATTTCGATTGGCTCTGCCGGTTTCGGGTGGAGAGCCGATCTGATTTGAAAATCAATATAACAATCGTCACGACGTTATTGACGTCGAACCGCCGCGCTCCTTGCGATGAGGGTTCATGGGCCTCGCTTGTCGGCATTGGTTTGATGTTGCTCTGTGGCTTGATATATTTGACGTACCGTTTGTTGTGTATGTGAGAAAGGCAGCATCGAAAACAAAAAGTGGGGGAGGCAATGGAGTCGTTTAATGATCGTGCTCATACCGCTGAATCAACTCTTGACCGGCAGTTACAGGGTGAGTACAACGTTGATATTGGTGGGTTTATCCGGCAGGCCTGGGACTTGTTCAAGCAGGAGCCGGGTAAATTTATCGGCTTTACGCTGGTGCTGTTTGTCGCCAGTATGATCAGCCAGATTATCGGAACCTTGTCTGATCCGGAGGTGTTGACCAGTCTGTACGGCTACTCTCCAAACCTCTACCTGATAGCTGGTGTGGGGATTGTGCTCTCGATTGTGGTTTCATTATTGCTGGTGCCGTTGTCTGTCGGTATGATGATCGCAGGATTCAAAATGCTGTCTGGCCAGGAGCTCAGCTTCAACGATTTTTTTCATGGTTACCGCTATTGGAAACCGTTGGTGCTTCTTTCGGTGGTCATCGGCATTATCGGGTTTCTTGCGGGTCTCCTTCTGGCGATTCCTCTGATACTGGTTGTGGAGAGTGTGTTCGAGTTGGGAAGTCCGTCAGATATGGGGATTGTCTTTGGAGGCTTGCTGGGGGTGCTGTATCTGGTTGTGCTGACATTTATTCTCACCGTTTATATCTTTGCCCAGCCATTGATCGTCGACCGTCGCATGGGGTTCTGGCAGGCGATGGAGATGAGCCGTAAAGTTGTGGTCAAACAGTGGTTCGCCATCTTTGGATTTCTGATGGTGGTCGGATTGCTCAGTATGCTTGGAGTGCTTGCTCTCCTGGTCGGATTACTGGCGACGATTCCGGTGGCCTATCTGAGCCTTGCGGTGGCCTATCGGGAGATTTTCGGCCTTGAAAGCAGCGACTGGTGATGTGATGGTTTCATCCGCCCGCTGATGCGCTGCACAGTTTGTCGATCATTTTACACGCGTCCATTTTCAAGTCGGCGGGAAAAGCGGTAAGCTCCGAAACGTTTCTCTCGTTTTCACACACTTAACTGAGCGTTTTTCATGAGAAAAGTCATGTCATATCGGGGCTTGAACCCGGAGATTCACGAGTCGGTGTTCCTTGCCGACGGTTGCCGGGTTATCGGTGACGTCAAGATCGGCGAGCATTCGAGCGTCTGGTTCAACACGGTCATCCGCGGTGACGTCTGCCCGATCACCATCGGTGAAAAGACCAGCGTGCAGGACAACTCGACCTTGCACGTGACGCACGATACCGGCCCGCTGAAGATCGGCAGCAACGTGACCATCGGCCATGCCGCTACGCTGCACGCCTGCACGGTCGAGGACAACGTGCTGATCGGCATGAGCGCCACGCTGCTGGATCATTGCGTGGTCGAACCCTGGTCGATCGTGGCCGCCGGATCGCTCGTCAAGCAGGGCTTCCGCGTGCCGACCGGAATGCTTGTCGCCGGAGTTCCGGCCAAGGTGATCCGCCCGATTACCGATGATGAGCGGAAGAACATTGCAGAGTCGCCCGAAAACTACGTGCGCTACGTTGCCCATTACCGTGAGGGCGGCTACGAGGGGAGGTAAAGGCCGTTACGTTTTGAGGCGATCTTTCGCTACATTACCATTCATCAAATTCGGCAGTGAGCCGTGAGGATAACGAACTCGTCACGGCTCAGGCTCTCTTCATTCGAACCTTCATTTCAGTTCTCATGGCAAAAGAGGTTGTGATCATCGGCGGCGGCATCAGCGGACTCAGCATGGCGTTTTACTGTTCGCAGGCCGGTATGAAAACCACGTTGATCGAAAAGGATAACAAGGTCGGCGGCTCGTTCGCCTCGCACCAGTACGCAAGCGACAACGACCGCTTCTGGCTGGAAATGGGCGCGCACACCTGCTACAGCTCCTACCAGAACCTGCTCGGCATCGTCGAGGAGTGTGGCATCATGGATACCATCATTCCGCGCGAAAAAGTGCCGTTCACGCTGCTCAAAAACGGCAAGGTGTCGTCGATCATGTCCGGCCTCAACCTGTTCGAGCTGCTTACTCACGCGCCGAAGATTTTCAGCCTCAAGAAAGAGGGCAAGACGGTGCGCTCCTACTATTCGCAGATCGTGGGCGAGAACAACTACCGCAACACGATCAGCCACTTCTTCAATGCGGTGCCGTCGCAGCCGACCGACGATTTCCCCGCTGACATGATGTTCAAGAGCCGCGAGAAGCGCAAGGATGTGCTCAAGAACTACACGTTCAAGAACGGCTTGCAGAGTGTGGCGCTCACCATCGCCGAACGCAAGGGCATCGATGTGCGCACCGGCTCCGCGGCGCAAAGCCTCGCCAATTCCGACGGCAAGTACGTCGTCAAGACCGCCGATGGCCAGGAGGTTTCCGCCGACTCGCTCGTTATCGCAGTGCCTTCGGCTCCGGCAGCGCGGCTGCTGCAGGATATCAATCCGGCGATTGCCGACCACTTTACAAGGCTCAAGTTCGCCGATGTCGATTCAGTGGGCGTGGTGATCCGGAAGAACAACGTTTCGCTCAAGCCGGTGGCCGCGATCATCTCTCCGAACGATACCTTCTTTTCGATGGTTTCGCGCGACACCGTGCCGGACGACAACTTCCGCGGTTTCGCGTTCCACTTCCGCCCGGGGCTGAGCGAAAAGGACAAGTTCAAGCGCATCAACGAAGTGCTTGGGGTTGGCATGGAAAAGATCGAGCACACCACCACCCGCATGAACGTGGTGCCTTCGCTGCGCATCAACCACAAGGATTGGGCCGACAAAACCGACCAGATGCTCGCTGGCATGCGTGGCCTCTACATGACCGGCAACTAC
This portion of the Chlorobaculum parvum NCIB 8327 genome encodes:
- a CDS encoding nucleotide kinase domain-containing protein — protein: MIKPKEEIYQYYFYFIQERMNIFWNKYNNTQPWTNDEILSVHKFTNVYRAMDRVSQYLIRNVIYNENSFSDEDVLLRIIVFKIFNKPDTWEYLENRVGVITVKNFDLNRINQALLELKQIQPIFNNAYMMTGTHSLYNHLNYKHEKWLEMVKNELIGKSILKKIINSKSLSGVYELLRNCSFIGDFLAYQYTIDMNYSSVIDFSENSFVKAGIGAIRGIKKCFEPLSKKYNFEDAIKYTQNNFEKYQNKFGYTDFRPLFGRIPTLIDLQNCFCETDKYLRAKIPELQVDNKRIKQKYKESPKPLELFFPPKWNINSNILIPCIQPSTQESTLF
- a CDS encoding thymidylate synthase encodes the protein MYTAEYTGINSFLVGASTLLIKEGVKRKTRGKLCIELPKPFMFKITNPTARLVTVPERRWNPILPFAESLWLATGKNDLEFIGHYLKNMKNFSDDGEFLRGGYGPRLRKYNGINDDYKIRNTYDIDIAKLNKSEVDQFGFICKSFEKDKFTRQAIINIGDPPKDCFDKKGNLKITKDFPCTRLLHFQKQPKANKLNLTVYMRSNDFVWGASAVNIFNFTFMLEYFSQILDLEIGEYYHIANNFHYYEEFEDLVQSISRTKTVEESKFEYSKSFHNLSEFDEKINLLKSEEEKLRSGKYADLIDFKDDFFNDWYKAFYVFNTYKKVTFSNPILNQLFLKYMPYE
- a CDS encoding nucleotide modification associated domain-containing protein — translated: MNEESIKKITDDVIAILLKKNADYGGASFDLGLNGNMVHLWDKVKRYKSLIGCDKKEPNFESLEDTLKDIIGYAIIGLHILDDETIKDKIYG
- a CDS encoding TIR domain-containing protein, whose translation is MDKSHNIFISHYGKDDKHVQSLKARLKGQGYNIRNFSVDSTKHKDGRTPSKPVIERLLRMRINWSSTFICLVGPKTHTRAWVDYEIQKAVEKGKRIIGVYTHGSKETALLPKGLEKVASNLIGWNSIDKIGEIISGKNYPIENPDGKVITDAFDRPIIRC
- a CDS encoding Nmad2 family putative nucleotide modification protein; its protein translation is MKIYSYMIDHDFGLAPNPFGPYCTIAVCKPNIRKSKNLKIGDWIIGTGSKSLEKSSGIKCVSKLIYAMKITEIIKLNKYFLDPRFEYKKPNMNGTLMTVFGDNIYFLDESDNWAQLDCAHRNKDGIYNAEHIRKDIGGENALISDLFYYFGQNAPQIPDYLSDVCHTTQGVKFVKPDELATQFVEWLQSNFQKGLQGLPISWTKYEK
- a CDS encoding alpha/beta fold hydrolase yields the protein MLTFTGSTGGDAGNVLLLHAFPVSADMWEHQLAPLAESGYRVIAPYVYGFDTSPSRPGWSMDDYAHDLARLIRALGWSSATVVGLSMGGYQAMAFYRLYPELTDSLVFCDTRANADAPEALAARQEFRTVVMEKGAEEAAARMVPNFFAPETYESNEPLVEKTRQGIIRQTPEAISEAMRAIAEREDSTELLNEITCPTLIVCGMDDKVTPPETAAEMHALIPGSKLELIPDAGHLSNLEQPAMFNGILLEHLRSL
- a CDS encoding YtxH domain-containing protein, whose translation is MENQDKYYKGLFFGAALGAAVGTIMGLLFAPRKGEDTQMIISGKVKRAIDRATEMYEESEHDTAYSNEAKHRSQEIIDSARDEARKILDEANDIIRDIRGQSKAQEN
- a CDS encoding HD domain-containing protein yields the protein MIAEPFLFRSEGGFIRIPIWGHIPLSAPLKKILAHPSFLRLKGIRQLSFAQQVYPGANHTRFEHSIGVYHLMKMILQRMVSNPLALELQDERLQFDDETCRTLLATCLLHDIGHYPHAHVLEEITPAGAKGAVFAHHESLTGQFLNEEHHGAPSIAAILHDDWQVDPGVVTEIIAGKTAHRLGKLVSGTLDPDKMDYLMRDAHHCNIPYGSIDIERLIESFVPDPERQRLAITEKGIAPLESLLFAKYMMMRNVYWHHTSRIFSAMLRRLLQDIADENALPTSELRELFYFNSDDRVLYELERAIRGLGLPSVELLDAIQERRVFKRAITIRPYTDPEMEADPVWFAYSTDHRRRKQKELEICELVGRKIGRKLAGHEVLIDAPALKDVFDYDDFRELRVWPTKSEHRHMVQPSDSNGYVRFDDFRESVFRSDFILSFEHYTKKFRVLCRHDLVETIAGLEEEVLEILRA
- the lptB gene encoding LPS export ABC transporter ATP-binding protein, with amino-acid sequence MGSILSCKDLKKIYNKREVVKSSSIEVKQGEIVGLLGPNGAGKTTTFYMIVGLVKPDAGEVRLDQEEITHLPMYKRARKGIGYLPQEASVFRKLTVEQNILGVLEFTTLSKAERQEKTEQMLEDLNIAHIRNSMGYALSGGERRRTEIARALALDPKFILLDEPFAGVDPIAVEDIQQIVEGLVKRNIGVLITDHNVHETLSITDHAYLLFDGSIFMQGTPEEIADNAEARKMYLGEKFTLDRY
- a CDS encoding NINE protein is translated as MNEQTQKGPNEKYCSECGAIIRANAEICPKCGVRQSPPPFNINLGPVTPSGRNRFAAALFAILLGSLGIHKFYLGLTGWGIIYLLFCWTGIPAIVGVIEGILLLVMSDEAFAERYG
- a CDS encoding gamma carbonic anhydrase family protein, which encodes MRKVMSYRGLNPEIHESVFLADGCRVIGDVKIGEHSSVWFNTVIRGDVCPITIGEKTSVQDNSTLHVTHDTGPLKIGSNVTIGHAATLHACTVEDNVLIGMSATLLDHCVVEPWSIVAAGSLVKQGFRVPTGMLVAGVPAKVIRPITDDERKNIAESPENYVRYVAHYREGGYEGR
- a CDS encoding protoporphyrinogen/coproporphyrinogen oxidase, with protein sequence MAKEVVIIGGGISGLSMAFYCSQAGMKTTLIEKDNKVGGSFASHQYASDNDRFWLEMGAHTCYSSYQNLLGIVEECGIMDTIIPREKVPFTLLKNGKVSSIMSGLNLFELLTHAPKIFSLKKEGKTVRSYYSQIVGENNYRNTISHFFNAVPSQPTDDFPADMMFKSREKRKDVLKNYTFKNGLQSVALTIAERKGIDVRTGSAAQSLANSDGKYVVKTADGQEVSADSLVIAVPSAPAARLLQDINPAIADHFTRLKFADVDSVGVVIRKNNVSLKPVAAIISPNDTFFSMVSRDTVPDDNFRGFAFHFRPGLSEKDKFKRINEVLGVGMEKIEHTTTRMNVVPSLRINHKDWADKTDQMLAGMRGLYMTGNYYGGMAIEDCVSRSHDEFNRMNR